Proteins encoded by one window of Collimonas fungivorans:
- a CDS encoding peptide chain release factor 3 produces the protein MQEPVSEQPNLNGVDNDAADSADIVAHNVSVEQIAGEVARRRTFGIISHPDAGKTTLTEKLLLFSGAIQLAGTVKGRKSGRHATSDWMDIEKQRGISVASSVMQFEYRDHVVNLLDTPGHQDFSEDTYRVLTAVDSALMVIDAAKGVETQTIKLLNVCRMRNTPIITLMNKMDRETRDPLELLDELESVLKIQCAPVTWPIGMGKTFRGVYHLLRDEILLFAAGNDKADQTFEVIKGIDNPRLDEMFPREIEQLRMEVELVHGASHPFDQEAFLAGVQTPVFFGSAINNFGIREILNALIDWAQPPGSRDATVRTVEPKEASFSGFVFKIQANMDPAHRDRIAFLRVCSGHFQRGMKIKHLRLNREIKVSNVVTFMASSREQVEEAYAGDIIGLPNHGNMQIGDSFSEGELLQFTGIPYFAPDFFRSVRIRNPLKIKQLHKGLQQLGEEGAIQVFKPVTSSDLVLGGVGVLQFEVVASRLLNEYGVDAVFEGTSISSARWITCDDKKILADFEKSSAGHNVAYDAAGNMAYLATSGVNLRLTQERWPQVVFHETREHAVKLN, from the coding sequence ATGCAAGAACCCGTCTCCGAACAGCCGAACCTGAATGGCGTTGACAATGACGCGGCCGATAGCGCCGACATCGTCGCCCATAACGTCTCCGTCGAACAGATCGCCGGCGAAGTGGCGCGCCGCCGCACATTCGGCATCATTTCCCACCCGGATGCCGGCAAAACCACGCTGACCGAAAAACTGCTGCTGTTTTCGGGCGCGATCCAGCTGGCCGGTACGGTCAAGGGCCGCAAGAGCGGCCGCCATGCGACATCGGACTGGATGGACATCGAAAAGCAGCGCGGCATTTCGGTCGCCAGCTCGGTCATGCAGTTCGAATACCGCGACCACGTGGTCAACCTGCTCGACACTCCGGGCCACCAGGACTTCTCGGAAGATACCTATCGCGTGCTGACCGCGGTCGACTCGGCGCTGATGGTGATCGACGCCGCCAAGGGCGTGGAAACCCAGACCATCAAGCTGCTCAACGTCTGCCGCATGCGCAACACGCCGATCATCACCCTGATGAACAAGATGGACCGCGAAACCCGCGACCCGCTGGAACTGCTGGATGAACTGGAATCGGTGCTGAAGATCCAGTGCGCGCCGGTGACCTGGCCGATCGGCATGGGCAAGACCTTCCGCGGCGTGTACCACCTGCTGCGCGACGAGATCCTGCTGTTCGCAGCCGGCAACGACAAGGCTGACCAGACATTTGAAGTCATCAAAGGCATCGATAACCCGCGCCTGGATGAAATGTTCCCGCGCGAAATCGAACAGCTGCGGATGGAAGTCGAACTGGTGCATGGCGCCTCCCATCCGTTCGACCAGGAAGCATTCCTGGCCGGCGTGCAGACCCCGGTATTCTTCGGTTCCGCCATCAACAACTTCGGCATCCGCGAGATCCTCAATGCGCTGATCGACTGGGCACAGCCGCCAGGCTCGCGCGACGCCACCGTGCGTACCGTGGAACCGAAAGAAGCCAGCTTCTCCGGTTTCGTGTTCAAGATCCAGGCCAACATGGACCCGGCCCACCGCGACCGCATCGCTTTCCTGCGCGTCTGCTCCGGCCATTTCCAGCGCGGCATGAAAATCAAGCACCTGCGCCTGAACCGCGAGATCAAGGTATCGAACGTGGTGACCTTCATGGCCTCCAGCCGCGAACAGGTGGAAGAAGCCTACGCCGGCGACATCATCGGCCTGCCCAACCACGGCAACATGCAGATCGGCGACAGCTTCTCCGAAGGCGAACTGCTGCAATTCACCGGCATCCCCTACTTCGCGCCGGATTTCTTCCGCTCGGTACGGATCCGCAACCCGCTCAAGATCAAGCAGCTGCACAAGGGCTTGCAGCAGCTCGGCGAAGAAGGCGCGATCCAGGTCTTCAAGCCGGTCACCAGCAGCGACCTGGTGCTGGGCGGCGTCGGCGTGCTGCAGTTCGAAGTGGTAGCCAGCCGCCTGCTCAACGAGTACGGCGTCGATGCGGTATTCGAAGGCACCAGCATCAGCAGCGCGCGCTGGATCACCTGCGACGACAAGAAGATCCTGGCCGATTTCGAAAAATCGTCAGCCGGCCACAACGTCGCCTATGACGCCGCCGGCAACATGGCTTACCTGGCGACCTCAGGCGTGAACCTGCGCCTGACGCAGGAGCGCTGGCCACAGGTGGTGTTCCATGAAACGCGGGAGCATGCGGTCAAGCTGAACTGA